From the genome of Synergistaceae bacterium:
GGGGACGGATCCTTGACCCCGGCAGAAAGCTCGACCGTCAGGCCGACCTGCTGATTTCGGACGGACGCGTCTCGGAGATCGGCAAGGGGCTGTCTCTTTTACCTGAAGAGGGGAAAACTCTGAATGTCAGAGATCTCATCGTAACGCCAGGCCTTGTGGACATCCACACCCATCTGTTCGCCACGGGAGGAAATCCCTGCGCCTGGGCAGGAGAGTACAGCGTATATCCGGATCATTTCAGCTTTCGTTCCGGAGTGACGACCATGGTGGACGCGGGCAGCGCCGGGTGGCGCAACTTCGACCTCTTCCGCGTTTCTGTGCTGGATCGATCGAAAACCCGAACCTTTGCCATGATCAATATCGCCAGTTACGGCATGATCAGCGACCTGATCGAGCAGCACGCCCCGGATTTCCAGCCTGAAATGGCGGCCCAAACGGCGGAGAAGCACCGCGACATCGCAGTGGCGATCAAGACCGCCCATTATTGGGGTCGTGACTGGGCTTCCGTGGACCGCGCGCTGGACGCCGGGAACATGGCGAAACTGCCGGTGATGGTCGATTTTGGATATTTTCTGAAGGAGCGCCCTTACTGGCAGCTCGTGACGAAAAAATTGCGCCCCGGCGACATCAGCACCCACTGTTTTCGGGGTCCTGTTCCCACGGCGGACGCCAGAGGCAGTGTTTTTCCTTATCTCTGGGAAGCGAGGGAGCGGGGCGTCCGGTTCGATCTGGGGCACGGGGGCGGCAGTTTTCTGTTCCGCAACGCCATTCCCGCCATTGAGCAGGGGTTTTATCCCGATTCCATCTCCTCGGATCTGCATGTCCAGAGTATGAACGGCGCGATGATGGATATGGCCACGACCCTGTCCAAATGTCTGGCAATGGGAATGACCCTGGGCGAGGTCATCGCGCGCTCCACTCACATCCCGGCGGGTATGATCGGACATCCCGAACTGGGGACGCTGCAGCCGGGAGCGGAGGCGGACGTGGCGGTCTGGAATCTTCGCAGGGGAAAATTTGGTTTCAGGGACACCTCCGGCGGACGACTTGCGGGTGAAGAACGGCTGGAGTGCGAGCTGACCCTTCGGGCCGGTGAGGTGGTATGGGATCTCAACGCCCGGGACGCCATGGAATGGAGTGATCTGCCCGTCGACGCCGGAATCCGGCCGGGCGAATACAGAATAGAGCCCTGATAAAATTTCTGCGGCAAAAGCGTAAACAACGGGTATATGTGCAACAGGAGTGTTATAAGATACAGATAAGGTTGTACAATGGAACCTGTTGTGTAAAAGTTCAGGAGGTGGACGATCTTGGCAAAAAAAGAAATCAAAACGAATAAATCTCCCGATCCGTTGGGGCCTTATTCTCAGGGGCTGACCGTTGGAAACCGCATATACGTGTCGGGACAGGGACCCCGCAACCCTCAGACCGGAACGACGCCCTCCGGCATCGAGGAACAGACCCGTCAGGTCATGACCAACCTGAAAAATATCATTGAAGCCGGCGGCGGTTCAATGGACGACGTGGTGAAAAGCACGGTCCACCTGGCGAACCTGGCCGATTTCGAGGCGTTCAACAAAGTTTACAGCAGTTTCTTCAATCCTCCCTATCCTGTGCGGACCACCGTGGGCAGCGCTCTTCTCGGGGGAATTCTGGTGGAGATCGACGTTATCGCCGAGCTGAAGTGACCGATTCCGGTTTGCAGGCCATCCTCGACGGGCGGGAGGCGCGCTGGCTGCGGCGGCGTGAGCTTTGCGGCCAGGGGGCGCTTTTGACGCTGGTCATGAACGTTCCGGGGCCTGAGAAAAATCTGCCGCTCTGGAACGAAGCTCATCACAGAGTAACAAATTTTCTAAAAACAGACCTGGGAGACCGGACGCGTTTCTTCGAGAGGCGGGAAAGCCCTGCGGGAGCGGAGTCTCATTTCGTCACGGAGATGTCCGCTTCCGAATTGAAACGTTATGCGGTTTTGCTGGAAGAAAGCCATCCGATAGGGCGTCTTTTGGACTTGGACGTGATGGACGCCCAAGGGAACGTCATGGACAGAAACGCTCTCGACCTGCCGCCCCGACGCTGTTTCTGCTGCGGGAAGGCGGCCCGGATATGCTCCAGAGCGGGAACCCATTCTCTGGAAGAATTGCTGTGCCGCGCGGAGGCGCTGCTGAAAGCCTGGCAAAACGAAATCTGATGCGTATTTTTTTTGATGATGTTCATCTTTGATGTGGCGCAAATTGCGCAAAAAAGCCTTTTTTACGAAGCTGCCCTCTATCCGAAGCCTGGACTGGTGACGCCTTTGGACAGCGGCTCTCACAGCGATATGGATTACAAAACCTTTATCGACAGTGGAGTGGCGCTGCTGCCCTGTTTTATTGCCTGCACCTCCATCGGGCATGACCTGAGCCACTGGCCTCCTCCCGACGTCCTGCCCCGCCTGAAAGAGGCGGGCAAACAGGGCGAGAAAGCCATGTACCACGCCACAGGAGGCATCAACACCCACAAGGGCGCCATCTTTCTTCTGGGCTTGCTGTGCGCCGCGGTGGGACGGCTGCAGGCGCTGCAACAAACTCCGAACCCCGTCCCCGTGGCGGAAACCGCGTCTCTGTTCGTCCAGGGGATCGTCGAGCGAGAGCTGAAAACCTTCGAACAGGGAAACGCCGACCGGGGACTGGCGAGCTGCACGGCGGGAGAGCTGGCCTACATCCTCCACCGCATCGACGGGGCGAGAGGGGAGGCGGAGAGGGGATTTCCGACCGCTCTGACGGCTCTGGAAGAACTGAAAACTCTGGAAGCTCAAAATGTTTCAGAGCGGGGCGCACCGATTTCTCTTCAGATGCGGCAGGTTCACGTTTTGATGGGCATCATGGCGGACAACGCGGACAGCAACCTCGTTTCCCGGGGCGGAATTGAGGCGGTGGGAGAGGTACGCAGCCTGGCCCGGGAGGTCCTCGCCGCGGGAAGCGTCTGGACGGAGGAAGGGCGGGCGCGGATCAGGGACATGGAAAAGGCTCTGGTGGCGAAAAGACTGAGCCCCGGCGGCTGCGCGGATCTTCTTTCCTGCGCGCTGTTTCTCCAAATGATCGAAGGAGAACTTTCCGCATAGCCCTCTCACTTCTTTTCATCGCAGTTGACGGAGCGGGCGATCACATATTGCGGCCGGCCTTTCGTTTCACTGTAGACCTTTCCCAGGTAGAGACCGATAATCCCCAGATTGGCGATCACCATTCCCCCCAGAAACCAGATGGAAACCATCAAACTGGTCCAGCCATCGATCGTGACGCCCACCCAATACTTTTTCAATACGAGATAAAGCGCGTAGAGGGTGGAAAAAAAGGACATGAAAAAACCCACCGAGATGGAAATATAAAGGGGTTTGTTCGAGTAGGCCACGATGTTGTTCGCGGCCAGTCGCAGCAGTTTTCGGAAAGAATAGGAGCTTTTCCCGCTGTAGCGCGGCTGATGATGAATATCGATATAACCGACGCTGAATCCCAGCCATTCCAGGTGCGCGCCGAAAGAGGGCGTGATTTCCTTCATGTTCAGGTAGGCGTCGGCGACGAGACGGGAAACGATGCGAAAATTCGCGATCTCCGGGTCGTTGGACATGCCCGACAGCCAGTTGAAAAAAAGCAGAAAAAGGCGGGAAGTGAAGCGCTTCCAAAAAGGATCCTTCCGTTTGCCCCGCCGGGCGGCGACGATATCGTAACCCTCCAGCGCCTTCGCGTACAGGCGCGGGATATCCTCGGGAGGGTCCTGAAGGTCGCAGTCCATGACGACGACCCACTCTCCCTCGGTCAGCGACAGCCCAGCCGTTATCGCGGGATGCTGTCCGAAGTTGCGGCTCAGACGCGCGACCCTGAGGCGGGGATCCCGGGAGGCCAGCTCGACCATTTTTTCCCAGGAACCATCCCGCCCGTCGTCCTCCACAAGGACGATTTCGTAAGACAGTTTCGGCTCGATGCTTTCCAGAGCCTGACGAATCCGGCGATATAGCTCTTCCACGCAGCCCACCGCCTTATAAACGGGAGAGACGACAGAGATTGTCACGGGTTCCTTCATGGTCGAGGCATCCTTTGGAATTTTACGCCGTATCTCACGACAGAAGCTCTTTCAGCGTTCCTGTGACCAGCGCGACGTCTTCGTCGGTGAGCTCATAGAACAGAGGCAGACGCAAAAGCCTGGCGGCGCAGTCTTTCACCACGGGCAGAGACCGTGTCGTGAAACGCGTTCCCATGGGCGCGTCGTGGAGGGGGATGTAGTGAAAAACGGCGCTGATCCCCCTGCTTTTCAGGGCGTAAATCAGTCGGTCGCGGGTTTCAGGGTTTTCGAGGAGGATCCAGAAAATATGGGCGTTGTGAACGCAGCCTTCCACCCGCGCCGGACGGCGAAGTTTTCCCTGCCGCTCCAGAGGCTCCAGTTCCCGGTAGTAGCTCTCCCAGAGGGCCTGCCGGCGTTTGATGATTTCATCT
Proteins encoded in this window:
- a CDS encoding glycosyltransferase family 2 protein translates to MKEPVTISVVSPVYKAVGCVEELYRRIRQALESIEPKLSYEIVLVEDDGRDGSWEKMVELASRDPRLRVARLSRNFGQHPAITAGLSLTEGEWVVVMDCDLQDPPEDIPRLYAKALEGYDIVAARRGKRKDPFWKRFTSRLFLLFFNWLSGMSNDPEIANFRIVSRLVADAYLNMKEITPSFGAHLEWLGFSVGYIDIHHQPRYSGKSSYSFRKLLRLAANNIVAYSNKPLYISISVGFFMSFFSTLYALYLVLKKYWVGVTIDGWTSLMVSIWFLGGMVIANLGIIGLYLGKVYSETKGRPQYVIARSVNCDEKK
- a CDS encoding amidohydrolase/deacetylase family metallohydrolase, with product MSRNVHDRERSEKGQEKEYRKDGKILLKGGRILDPGRKLDRQADLLISDGRVSEIGKGLSLLPEEGKTLNVRDLIVTPGLVDIHTHLFATGGNPCAWAGEYSVYPDHFSFRSGVTTMVDAGSAGWRNFDLFRVSVLDRSKTRTFAMINIASYGMISDLIEQHAPDFQPEMAAQTAEKHRDIAVAIKTAHYWGRDWASVDRALDAGNMAKLPVMVDFGYFLKERPYWQLVTKKLRPGDISTHCFRGPVPTADARGSVFPYLWEARERGVRFDLGHGGGSFLFRNAIPAIEQGFYPDSISSDLHVQSMNGAMMDMATTLSKCLAMGMTLGEVIARSTHIPAGMIGHPELGTLQPGAEADVAVWNLRRGKFGFRDTSGGRLAGEERLECELTLRAGEVVWDLNARDAMEWSDLPVDAGIRPGEYRIEP
- a CDS encoding Rid family detoxifying hydrolase — its product is MAKKEIKTNKSPDPLGPYSQGLTVGNRIYVSGQGPRNPQTGTTPSGIEEQTRQVMTNLKNIIEAGGGSMDDVVKSTVHLANLADFEAFNKVYSSFFNPPYPVRTTVGSALLGGILVEIDVIAELK
- a CDS encoding triphosphoribosyl-dephospho-CoA synthase, whose protein sequence is MMFIFDVAQIAQKSLFYEAALYPKPGLVTPLDSGSHSDMDYKTFIDSGVALLPCFIACTSIGHDLSHWPPPDVLPRLKEAGKQGEKAMYHATGGINTHKGAIFLLGLLCAAVGRLQALQQTPNPVPVAETASLFVQGIVERELKTFEQGNADRGLASCTAGELAYILHRIDGARGEAERGFPTALTALEELKTLEAQNVSERGAPISLQMRQVHVLMGIMADNADSNLVSRGGIEAVGEVRSLAREVLAAGSVWTEEGRARIRDMEKALVAKRLSPGGCADLLSCALFLQMIEGELSA
- the citX gene encoding citrate lyase holo-[acyl-carrier protein] synthase, which encodes MTDSGLQAILDGREARWLRRRELCGQGALLTLVMNVPGPEKNLPLWNEAHHRVTNFLKTDLGDRTRFFERRESPAGAESHFVTEMSASELKRYAVLLEESHPIGRLLDLDVMDAQGNVMDRNALDLPPRRCFCCGKAARICSRAGTHSLEELLCRAEALLKAWQNEI